A region from the Pseudomonas sp. Teo4 genome encodes:
- a CDS encoding FecR family protein produces MSFDPMNPHNVDADQGEALFEQATAWYYRLQAEDVTAEERLAFIQWQALGPEQAQAWDEVIALLGALREPARQVRQQQRQAWRGAERRRWPWAVAAMLLLGLLIAQTPWPERWRADYATATGESRSIRLDDGSLLQLNTDSAVQVALEPGERRVRLLRGEAWFEVTRDPERPFVVRAGEGWVRVVGTRFSVTHDDDQTRVQVAQGKVEVRAGEGPSVYLEPGLAVEYGAGALGVVHSFDLNSGFAWRQRQLVFSQRPLGEVVAQLNRYWSGQTLVFGEQLRQRKVSGVFEIDKPDAVLKALTHTLSLRAEQYTPYLRVLRER; encoded by the coding sequence ATGAGTTTCGACCCCATGAATCCGCATAACGTTGACGCCGACCAAGGCGAAGCGCTGTTCGAGCAGGCTACGGCCTGGTATTACCGTTTGCAGGCTGAGGACGTGACGGCCGAGGAACGGCTAGCGTTCATCCAGTGGCAGGCCTTGGGGCCGGAGCAGGCGCAGGCCTGGGATGAGGTGATTGCGCTGCTTGGGGCGCTGCGTGAGCCTGCCCGGCAGGTTCGCCAGCAGCAACGCCAGGCCTGGCGAGGTGCTGAGCGACGGCGCTGGCCCTGGGCGGTGGCGGCGATGCTGCTGCTTGGGCTACTGATTGCGCAAACGCCTTGGCCTGAACGGTGGCGTGCCGACTATGCCACTGCCACGGGCGAATCGCGCAGTATCAGGCTCGACGATGGTTCCTTACTGCAGTTGAACACCGACAGCGCTGTGCAGGTGGCCTTGGAGCCAGGCGAGCGCAGGGTTCGATTGCTTCGCGGCGAGGCCTGGTTCGAAGTGACCCGTGACCCCGAAAGGCCGTTCGTGGTGCGTGCCGGCGAGGGATGGGTTCGGGTGGTCGGTACGCGCTTCAGTGTGACCCACGACGACGACCAGACCCGCGTGCAGGTTGCCCAGGGCAAGGTCGAAGTACGCGCCGGTGAAGGCCCGAGCGTGTATCTCGAGCCGGGGCTGGCGGTGGAGTACGGTGCGGGGGCTCTGGGTGTGGTCCACAGCTTCGACCTGAACAGCGGCTTTGCCTGGCGTCAGCGACAGCTGGTGTTCAGCCAGCGACCGCTGGGCGAGGTGGTGGCGCAGTTGAACCGCTACTGGTCAGGTCAGACCCTGGTCTTCGGCGAGCAGTTGCGTCAGCGCAAGGTTTCCGGGGTGTTCGAGATCGACAAGCCAGATGCCGTGCTCAAGGCATTGACCCATACACTCAGCCTGCGTGCCGAGCAGTACACGCCTTATCTGCGGGTATTGCGCGAGCGCTGA
- a CDS encoding RNA polymerase sigma factor → MSSWNKQIARLFTEHKKALEAFVARRTGNAQVAADLTQESFLRLARLPADKKIDNLPAFLFTIASNLVRDHQRQAIRSERLDGGEPSDELASDAPGAEQQLAEQQEQALMQAAIQALPEATRHIFLLYHVDGCTYREIGERMNVTPRSVEYQLRRALLDCRGFIKARLAGKNGTSRP, encoded by the coding sequence GTGTCTTCATGGAACAAGCAGATCGCCCGTCTGTTCACGGAGCATAAAAAGGCGCTCGAGGCCTTCGTCGCCCGTCGCACCGGCAATGCCCAGGTAGCCGCCGACCTGACCCAGGAGTCGTTCCTGCGTCTGGCGCGGTTGCCTGCGGACAAGAAGATCGACAACTTGCCGGCCTTCCTGTTTACCATCGCCAGCAACCTGGTCCGGGATCATCAGCGCCAGGCGATCCGCTCTGAACGCCTGGACGGCGGTGAGCCCAGCGATGAGCTGGCCAGCGATGCGCCGGGGGCCGAGCAACAGCTGGCCGAGCAGCAGGAGCAGGCCTTGATGCAGGCGGCAATTCAGGCTTTGCCAGAAGCGACTCGGCACATTTTTCTGCTTTACCATGTTGATGGCTGCACCTACCGCGAGATTGGCGAACGCATGAATGTCACCCCGCGTAGCGTCGAGTACCAGCTGCGGCGGGCGTTGCTCGACTGCCGAGGCTTCATCAAGGCGCGGTTGGCGGGCAAGAACGGGACATCACGCCCATGA